In Runella sp. SP2, the genomic window ATTACCCGTTCACTCTGTAGAAGAAGCCCTGCAGCAACTAGCCGTTAGCAATTAGTGGAAGTCTAAATGTGCCAAAATGGCAAATTGGCAACGGGCAAAATAAACCACAAACTCAAAACCACAAACAATAAACCCAAAACTCGTTCTTGACATGCCCACTTCAAACACGTTCGAGCAGAAGAAACAGTTTTTATTCCTGTTTTTATGCGGATTATTTTTAACCAATGCACTCATTGCCGAGATTATTGGAGTAAAGATTTTTTCGGTAGAGACATTGTTGGGGACAAGCCCCGCCCAACTTGACATTTTTGGCACAAAACTCGATTTCAATATGTCGGCAGGAGTCGTGAACTGGCCCATCGTTTTTATTACTTCTGACATTATTAATGAATATTTTGGCAAAAAAGGGGTGAGACGTATATCGTACCTTACGGCAGGATTTATTGCTTATATGTACATTGTGATTTATGCAACCACGTCGCTTCCACCTGCTCAGTTTTGGTTGGAAGTAAATAGCCAAGATAGCCACGGAAACGCCATGAATATTGATGGTGCTTTTAACCAAATTTTCCGCCAAGGCTTAGGCATTATGTTGGGTTCTATCGTTGCGTTTCTTATCGGACAGGTGCTCGATGTCACGGTATTTTCGTGGTTACGCCGTCGTACGGGAGGAAAATACATTTGGTTGCGGGCTACGGGTTCGACACTTTTCTCACAGCTTGTTGACAGCTTCGTCGTAATTTTTATTGCCTTCTATCTTTTTGGGAATTGGTCTGTGACCCAAATACTTCAAGTTGGAACTATAAATTACATTTATAAAGGCTGTATTGCACTTTTAACCACCCCCGTATTGTACGGTGCTCATTACTTAATTGATCAATATTTAGGCAAAGAAAATGCCCATCAATTGGCCAACGAAGCCGCTGCATCGAGTTTTACACCCATGTAAAATAGATTTAGTCAGTGAATAAAATGAAGGAATATATAGCAAAAAAGTGGTAACTTGTCCGAAAATTCCTAATTTATTCATAAGACCAAACGCTACATGGAATCCACAGTTACGTTCATTAACGACATTATTTGGAGTAATGCCCTCATCTTACTTTGTTTAGGTGCGGGCATTTATTTTTCGGTTACAACCCGTTTTTTGCAAGTTCGATACGTTCGAGAAATGGTAAAACTACTGTTTGGAGGAAAAACCTCTGACAAGGGCGTGAGTTCGTTTCAAGCCTTTGCGATAGCCATTTCGGGCAGGGTCGGGACTGGGAATATCGCAGGTGTAGCCACGGCCATCGCCATGGGAGGCCCAGGAGCGGTGTTTTGGATGTGGGCCATCGCGTTTTTGGGTGCATCTTCGGCGTTTATTGAAGCAACCTTGGGGCAAATTTACAAGCAGGTACAAGATGGCCAATACCGTGGTGGGCCTGCTTTTTACATCGAAAAAGGGCTCGGAATCCGTTGGTACGCCTTGCTGTTTGCGGGGGCTACCATTTTGAGTACAGCGTTGTTTTTGCCTGGTGTTCAGAGCAATAGCATTGCACTTAGCGCAAAATCTGCTTTTGGCATTCCTGTAGAAATAACTGGTGCAGCTGTAACGGCATTGCTGGCACTTATCATTTTTGGAGGGGTAAAACGCATTGGCCAAGTAGCAGAAGTGGTGGTGCCATTTATGGCAGGCGCCTATATTTTGATGGCCTTGGTGGTTATTGCCCTTAACATCACCCAAGTACCAGCCGTACTTGGCTTAATTATTCGTTCGGCTTTCGACATCGAGCCAGCCTTTGCGGGGATTTTTGGCATGGCCGTTTCGTGGGGGGTAAAACGTGGTATTTACTCCAATGAAGCAGGCCAAGGAACGGCACCGCACGCCGCCGCTGCTGCCGAAACCAGCCACCCAGTAAAACAAGGATTGGTGCAGGCTTTTTCAGTATATGTTGATACTTTGTTTGTCTGTACGGCTACTGCCCTGATGGTTCTTTTTACGGGACAGTACAACGTTGTCAATCCAGCAGGAGGGTTTATTGTTGAAAATGTACCTGGCCTTGCCATTGGTTCAGAGTTTACCCAAGCGGCTATCAACACGCATTTTCCAGCGTTGGGAAGTGGTTTTGTGGCTATTGCACTGCTCTTTTTTGCCTTTACGACCATCATGGCTTATTACTATATTGCTGAAACAAATTTGAGTTATCTTTTATCAAATAGCACAAACAAGTGGTTAGTACAAGCGCTACGGGTGATGATCATGGCCGCTACTTTTTATGGTTCTGTCAAGACGGCGGCTTTGGCTTGGACAATCGGAGATATTGGGGTAGGAATGATGGCTTGGTTGAACATTATCGCCATTTTCTTACTACGTAAACCAGCATTTAAAGCATTTAAAGATTACGAAGAACAACGGAAAGCAGGACTTGATCCTGTATTCCACCCTAAGAAGTTGGGTATCGACAATACCGACGAATGGGAAGGATAGAAAGGTTCTGGTGAAATGATGAAAAGGTGGTTGTGGATTGATTCCAAACCACCTTTTTTAGGATTCTAACAGAGTTAAAGCAGCCGTACAATCGTCGTCGATGGCTTTTTTGAGTGCTTCAAGACCATCAAACTTTAACTCAGGACGGATGAACGCAACGTTCTCAACGGTCATTTTTTCTCCGTAAATATTCTCCTGAAAATCAAAGATATATACTTCCTGAGTTCGGCCGATGCCGTTGACAGTAGGGCGAAAACCAATGCTCATAACGCCCTTGAGCCATTGTCCTCGCACATGCACACGAACGGCATAAACGCCGTCAGCAGGAATCAGCTTGTAAGATTCAAGTACCTGAACGTTGGCTGTTGGATAACCAATCGTACGGCCTAATTGGCGGCCTTTCACAATCACGCCCGTAAAAGTATAGATGCGTCCGAGCAATTCGTTGGCCACTGAAGTCTTTCCTTCAACCAGCGATTGCCGAATTTTGGTAGAACTTACCGTCAAATGGTCAATTTCTTGGCGCGGAATTTCTTCAATTTCAAAACCGAATCGGTGGGCATTTTTTTGTAAATACTCGAAACTTCCTTCTCGGTTTTTGCCAAAATGATGGTC contains:
- a CDS encoding sodium:alanine symporter family protein; its protein translation is MESTVTFINDIIWSNALILLCLGAGIYFSVTTRFLQVRYVREMVKLLFGGKTSDKGVSSFQAFAIAISGRVGTGNIAGVATAIAMGGPGAVFWMWAIAFLGASSAFIEATLGQIYKQVQDGQYRGGPAFYIEKGLGIRWYALLFAGATILSTALFLPGVQSNSIALSAKSAFGIPVEITGAAVTALLALIIFGGVKRIGQVAEVVVPFMAGAYILMALVVIALNITQVPAVLGLIIRSAFDIEPAFAGIFGMAVSWGVKRGIYSNEAGQGTAPHAAAAAETSHPVKQGLVQAFSVYVDTLFVCTATALMVLFTGQYNVVNPAGGFIVENVPGLAIGSEFTQAAINTHFPALGSGFVAIALLFFAFTTIMAYYYIAETNLSYLLSNSTNKWLVQALRVMIMAATFYGSVKTAALAWTIGDIGVGMMAWLNIIAIFLLRKPAFKAFKDYEEQRKAGLDPVFHPKKLGIDNTDEWEG
- a CDS encoding queuosine precursor transporter, with protein sequence MPTSNTFEQKKQFLFLFLCGLFLTNALIAEIIGVKIFSVETLLGTSPAQLDIFGTKLDFNMSAGVVNWPIVFITSDIINEYFGKKGVRRISYLTAGFIAYMYIVIYATTSLPPAQFWLEVNSQDSHGNAMNIDGAFNQIFRQGLGIMLGSIVAFLIGQVLDVTVFSWLRRRTGGKYIWLRATGSTLFSQLVDSFVVIFIAFYLFGNWSVTQILQVGTINYIYKGCIALLTTPVLYGAHYLIDQYLGKENAHQLANEAAASSFTPM
- a CDS encoding bifunctional riboflavin kinase/FAD synthetase, with the protein product MQVYHDIADFRPLSNAVVTSGTFDGVHLGHQKILSRLREAAQASGGETVVITFWPHPRMVVSNDSQNLRLLSTIDEKIELLRQNGVQHLVVVPFTREFSELTSDEFIQQILIDTIGTKKLVIGYDHHFGKNREGSFEYLQKNAHRFGFEIEEIPRQEIDHLTVSSTKIRQSLVEGKTSVANELLGRIYTFTGVIVKGRQLGRTIGYPTANVQVLESYKLIPADGVYAVRVHVRGQWLKGVMSIGFRPTVNGIGRTQEVYIFDFQENIYGEKMTVENVAFIRPELKFDGLEALKKAIDDDCTAALTLLES